The sequence CTTTTTAACGGCAGGATTGTAGCGGGGCGGGTAGCCGCCGATATGGGTCATATACACTTCCACTTCTTCACAGGTCCAGCGTAAGGACAACGGGTATACACTGCTGATCTCATAGCCGTCAATATTTCCGTATACGCCTTTCAGTGGTTTGAAGGCTTTTAACTGGTCGGCAATGGCCAGGGTGCCAAAATCACCGGCATGCCATATTTCATCACAATGCTCAAAATGTTTGAATACTGCCGGGTCGAGGTAGCTGTGCGTATCTGAAATAAGCCCAATACGTGTCATGCAGGAAGGGAATATAGCAGCGAAGATAGTGCAGCTTTGTTGGGCGCGTGGGAAGTTTTGATTAATTTGGATAGTATATGCAAAGGATTATTGTGTTTGTTATTTTCCTGCTCGTAACATCCACTGGTTTGGCGCAGCATAAAATGCGTACCCTGGAAGAGCTCATTAACAAAGAGGAGCCGGGCTGGCTGTTGGTGAAAGGATGGATTGATTCTGCTAAGAATAAGGTGGAGATACTGCCGGCAGATTCCTCCAAGGCTACAGATGCTTTATTCAAAACACAGGTCACTACCCGCTCACCCATGGGCGCTATTGTGTACATGACCGGTGGCTTATTGGTAGATGGCGGATGGATACGGATACTGGGTTCCGGTCATCCGCGGCTCAACCGCTCCCTGCCGGAATGGAATAAAGGAAAAACTTTCCAGGAATATGGAGAAGCTCCCGGCTATTTGCTGATAGCTGATGATGTTTTAGGCGGGTTCTTTGCTATTAATGGCGGTACCTTCAGTAAAGAAAAAATGGGCAAGGTGTATTACCTGGCGCCGGACAACCTGGAATGGGAAGACCTTGACGTGACCTACACTGACTTTTTACACTTCTGCTTCAACGGCAACCTGGAAGAATTTTATAAAGGCTACCGCTGGAAGGATTGGCAAAAAGCCGTAGCTACCTTATCCGGCGAAAAAGTATTTGCCTTCTTTCCCTTTCTCTGGTCCAAAGACTGGAAGGATATTAATAAGGTGACAAAGGACCCCATTCCTATAGCGGAACAGTTCAAATTCAACCTGGAAACACGCAAGCGGTTGGGACTTGAAACCAATTATCATAAATAGGCAGGCTGTGCGAGTGGGCGGTCCGTATCAGGATGGTACGATTTAGAACGGATTGCTTATCTTTATAACAACGATTGAAATATGCCTTTTCACCGCAATTTTACCTATTGGATTGATAAACGCCGCTGGAAATATTATTTCCTGATGGTGGCGTTGGAAGACAGCTACGGGCTTTGAGCTACGAGCTTCGAGTCCCCTGTTCTTCGCCGCATTTTGCTCGCAGCTCATAGCTCGCTGCTCGCAGCCTTTACCCTGTATTACTTCAATCTTTTTCAAACTTATCCCGCAAAGCGGGATTTCAAACTTGTAATTCTATGCCTTACTACCATAAACTGGGGCAGATCCCGCATAAACGTCATACACAGTTCCGCAAACCCGATGGCGGCCTGTATTCAGAACAATTATTCTCCACGGAGGGGTTTTCCAATGATTACTCCCTGTTGTACCATAACCATCCGCCCACACAGATCATTCATACGGACGAGCCGGTGAGTGTGGCGCCTGTCATAGCGGAAGAAAAGATGCTGAAACACCGCAGCTTTGAAGGATTCAATATTAAACCGGAAAAGGATTTCCTGCAAAGCCGTAAACCGGTACTGGTGAATAATGATTGCCATGTGGTGCTGGCAGCGCCAGAGGGAAGCATGGATGCCTATTATTACAAGAATGCCGATGCCGATGAAATGCTCTTTATTCATGAGGGCAGTGGCGTACTGCGTACCATGTATGGTGAACTGCCCTTCGGCTATGGCGATTACCTGGTAATACCCCGGGGCACGATTTACCAGATCCATTTTAAGGATACCCATAACCGTTTATTCATCGTAGAATCTTTCAGCCCCATACGTTTTCCCAAGAAATACCTGAGCAAGTATGGACAGTTGCTGGAGCATTCTCCTTATTGTGAGCGGGACATCCGCGCGCCGCAGAACCTGCCCACTTTTGATGAAAAAGGCGATTTCCTGATCAAGACCAAAAAGAAGGGTATGCTGTATGGCATTCATTACGGTCATCATCCATTTGACGTAGTGGGCTGGGACGGTTGCTGTTATCCCTTTGCCTTCAGCATCCATGATTTTGAACCTATTACAGGCCGTGTACACCAGCCGCCACCGGTGCACCAGACTTTTGAGGGCAATAATTATGTGGTGTGCTCTTTCTGTCCGCGCCTGTTTGATTACCATCCCCAGGCCATTCCGGCACCTTATAACCACAGTAATATTGACAGTGATGAACTGTTGTATTATGTAGATGGTGATTTTATGAGCCGTAAGAATGTGACGCGGGGGATGATCACCCTGCATCCCGGAGGTATACCCCATGGGCCGCATCCTGGTGCGGTGGAGAAAAGCCTGGGCGCCAAGGAGACCAAAGAACTGGCCGTGATGGTGGATACTTTCCATCCGCTGCAGTTGACCGTGGAAGCTCTGGGTATCGAAAATCAACATTATACCATGAGTTGGGCAGAGTAAAAGACGGAATTGCTTTTTAAATAGTGGGTCGTTCGTTGAAGACGGACGGCCTTTTTTTACGTGTTTTTGTTGGTGAAAGGTGCTTTTTACGTTAAATTGTATCAAGCTATTCATCTACTTTTTCCATGATTGGGAATAAATATTTCAACATGCGTGATTTGATCAAACCCGCTATGGGATTGGGTTTGCCAATCCAAAACAATATAAATCCCCGTCCCGCCTGCATTTGACCCCTGTTTCCTTACTATTGCCTTACTACTCCCTTACTACTGGCTTACTTGTCCCTTACTTCTACTATGGGAGGACTATGGAGCGTCTATGGGATTACCCGGGGACTACTATGGGACAGCAATCAGGAATACCCGGTTAAAGTGGGCCGGAGGCCCGGAAATAGGGCTGCGAGGCTACAAGTCCCCGCAGGACGTTCATTGCCTATGGCTTGTAGTGGCATGGTAGCCGAATGGTACAATAATGGCAGCCATCCTGCCTGAACAGGCTACGGGTATTCCACACATATCCCCTGCATACCCCTACTTCTAT comes from Paraflavitalea devenefica and encodes:
- a CDS encoding metallophosphoesterase family protein, encoding MTRIGLISDTHSYLDPAVFKHFEHCDEIWHAGDFGTLAIADQLKAFKPLKGVYGNIDGYEISSVYPLSLRWTCEEVEVYMTHIGGYPPRYNPAVKKELTARPPQLFIAGHSHILKIIYDEKLNCLHMNPGAAGKEGWHKVRTLITFAIDGQHMKDCHVIELGKR
- a CDS encoding DUF2625 domain-containing protein produces the protein MQRIIVFVIFLLVTSTGLAQHKMRTLEELINKEEPGWLLVKGWIDSAKNKVEILPADSSKATDALFKTQVTTRSPMGAIVYMTGGLLVDGGWIRILGSGHPRLNRSLPEWNKGKTFQEYGEAPGYLLIADDVLGGFFAINGGTFSKEKMGKVYYLAPDNLEWEDLDVTYTDFLHFCFNGNLEEFYKGYRWKDWQKAVATLSGEKVFAFFPFLWSKDWKDINKVTKDPIPIAEQFKFNLETRKRLGLETNYHK
- a CDS encoding homogentisate 1,2-dioxygenase, with the protein product MPYYHKLGQIPHKRHTQFRKPDGGLYSEQLFSTEGFSNDYSLLYHNHPPTQIIHTDEPVSVAPVIAEEKMLKHRSFEGFNIKPEKDFLQSRKPVLVNNDCHVVLAAPEGSMDAYYYKNADADEMLFIHEGSGVLRTMYGELPFGYGDYLVIPRGTIYQIHFKDTHNRLFIVESFSPIRFPKKYLSKYGQLLEHSPYCERDIRAPQNLPTFDEKGDFLIKTKKKGMLYGIHYGHHPFDVVGWDGCCYPFAFSIHDFEPITGRVHQPPPVHQTFEGNNYVVCSFCPRLFDYHPQAIPAPYNHSNIDSDELLYYVDGDFMSRKNVTRGMITLHPGGIPHGPHPGAVEKSLGAKETKELAVMVDTFHPLQLTVEALGIENQHYTMSWAE